The sequence GCGGAACTTGCGTAAGGTGCAATTCCTCCCCGTGCCTAAAGGCAGGGGCTTCCTTGCGTAAGTTTCGTGAGAAATGCGGTATTATAGTAGATAGGTGCAAGGAGAACGGTATTTTTCGAAAAATTTCTACAAAAATTCAACAAATGATGCTGGAAATGACTTTGCATCGCGAAGATGAAATGGTATGATGTAAATTGGGAGCAACTATGTGGTTGTAGTTTAGTTGGAGGTGTGTGTTTGTGTCTGAATCCAGCGCAACAACAGAAATTGTTATTCGGTTACCACAGGCGTTAGTGAGCGAATTAGATGGAATTGTGAAGCAAGAAAACGGCAGCCGAAATGAACTGATTTATCAAGCGATGAAAATGTACATCCGTGAGCGGAAAAAACGTCAAATTCGAGAAGCGATGAGACGTGGGTATATGGAGATGGCGAAAATTAATTTGTCGCTTGCGTCGGAAGCTTTTCTTGCGGAATATGAAGCTGACCACACCGTTGAACGCTTAGTTAGCGGGGGGTAATCTTTTGATTGTCAAACGTGGTGACGTGTATTTTGCCGATCTTTCTCCAGTAGTTGGATCAGAGCAAGGGGGCGTGCGCCCTGTGCTTGTTATTCAAAATGACATCGGGAACCGTTTTAGTCCAACCGTCATCGTTGCTGCCATTACTGCGCAAATCCAAAAAGCGAAGTTGCCTACACATGTTGAAATCGACGCAAGGCGCTACGGATTTGAACGGGACTCTGTCATTTTACTTGAACAAATTCGGACGATTGATAAACAACGTCTGACAGATAAGATTACCCATCTAGATGATGAGATGATGGATAAAGTAGATGAAGCGTTGCAAATTAGTCTCGGTCTTATTGATTTTTAATATGCTGGAAAAATAGCTACGTTGTGTAGCTATTTTTGTTTAGGGGAGGAATTTTGTTTGGAGCTACTAAAGCAACTAGCTGCGCAATTAAACATTCCATTTATACATGTACAACACGTCATCCAACTTCATGAGGAAGGGAATACGATTCCGTTTATTGCGCGCTACCGAAAAGAAATGACTGGTGCGCTCGATGAAGTGCAAATTCGCACCATTTTAGATGAATGGAATTACTTGCAAAACTTAGCGAAACGAAAAGAAGAAGTGATTCGTTTAATCGATGAACAAGGAAAGTTAACGGATGAGCTGAAAGAAGCGATTACAAAAGCAACGAAACTGCAAGAGGTGGAAGATTTATATCGCCCGTATAAACAAAAACGACGAACGAAAGCGACAATCGCAAAAGAAAAAGGGCTAGAACCTTTTGCAGAATGGTTATTAACGTTTCCTAATGAGTCAATTGCAGAGCGAGCACAATTGTTTATTGATGAGCAAAAAGAAGTACATACGATCGAAGAAGTGATCCAAGGAGCGAAAGATATTATTGCTGAAAAAGTGTCAGATGATGCAGCCTTTCGGCAATGGATTCGTCAACAAACGTGGGAAACGGGCACTATTGTTTCTTTTGGGAAAGAAACGGAAAAAGACGAAAAGCGTGTATTTGAAATGTATTACGACCACCGTGAACCGATCGCCAAAGCACCTGCTCATCGTATTTTAGCGATGAATCGGGGTGAAAAAGAAGGAATTTTACGCATTGACATTGACGTAGATACGGACCGAATGACTGCATACATTCGTAAACAAATCGTAACGAACGAACAAGCATCGGCCGCTCCCATTGTTGTGGAAGCGATTGAAGATGCATATAAACGTTTAATTGCTCCGTCAATTGAACGGGATGTGCGAAATGAGTTGACAGAACGCGCGGAAGAACGAGCGATTCACATTTTCGCTGAAAATTTGCGTAATTTATTGTTACAACCACCATTAAAAGGGAAAGTTGTTTTGGGAGTAGACCCGGCGTATCGAACAGGATGTAAGTTAGCTGTCGTCGATGAAACGGGAAAAGTACTTCATATCGATGTCATTTACCCGCATCCTCCGAAAAATGAAGTTGAAAAAGCAAAAGAAAAATTAAAGCAATTACTTCATACGTATCAAGTGGAGCTAATTGCCATTGGGAACGGAACGGCATCGCGAGAGACAGAGCAGTTTGTAGCCGATACAATTTCTGAGTGGGACGGGAACGTGTTTTATTTGATCGTCAATGAAGCAGGGGCAAGTGTATATTCTGCATCAGATTTGGCGCGTAAAGAGTTTCCGCATTTGCAAGTGGAGGAGAGAAGCGCTGTCTCGATTGCCCGTCGTGTGCAAGATCCACTTGCTGAATTAGTAAAAATAGATCCAAAATCTGTTGGGGTCGGCCAATATCAACATGACGTGTCGCAAAAAAAGCTTGAGCAATCGTTGCAGTTTGTTGTTGAAACAGTAGTCAACCAAGTTGGTGTGAACGTTAATACTGCTTCTCCAACGTTATTGCAATATGTATCGGGCCTAACAAAGACGGTAGCTGAAAACATTGTGAAATATCGGGAAGAGCACGGGAAGTTCTCGAATCGCACGCAATTAAAACATATCCCACGCCTTGGCGCGAAAACGTACGAACAATGTATCGGGTTTTTACGTATTTTAGATGGGGATGAGCCGTTAGATCGCACACCAATTCACCCAGAGCGATATGAGGAAGTGTACCAACTGCTACATCGCCTTGGCTTTTCAACAGAGGCGATTGGAAGTGAGCAGTTGCGAGGGGCGCTTGAAGGAATTAACATCGAAGAGGTAGCACAAGAACTGAATATCGGCACATTGACACTTCAAGATATCATCGATGCATTGAATCGCCCGGAGCGTGACCCGCGTGATGATTTGCCAAAACCAATCTTAAAGAAACATGTGTTAAAGATGGAGGATTTAAGAAAGGGAATGGAGTTAGAAGGCACCGTACGAAACGTCGTCGATTTTGGGGTATTTGTAGATATTGGTGTGAAACAAGATGGACTTGTTCATATTTCGAAACTAAGTACGCGATATGTCAAACATCCGCTTGATGTTGTGTCTGTCGGAGATATTGTGAAAGTATGGGTTGATTCGGTCGATTTACAAAAAGAGCGCATCGCTTTAACAATGATTCCACCAACATTGGAAAACACACTGTCATGAGCAGTGTGTTTTCCGATAAAAAAACCAACATTGATTAAGAAGTTTAATTTGTGCGCGATTTTTCTCATAGTATGCACGCCGCATTTGATTTTTTAACCACATCGGCATAATGATCACCTTCAAATTGTTTTTTATTATGTTATGAGTAAAAGAGCCCAATGGTGAAAGGACGGAAGCAAAATGGATGAGTGTGAATTACAGGCGCTTGTTGAGCGCATATCGTTGGATGTATTCCATAAACCATTTCGTCATCGTGCGGTATTTAATGATCGATTACGCACGACTGGTGGGCGATATGTGCTTTCTACACATCATATCGAACTAAATAGAAAATATTATGAGCAGTACGGAGAAGAAGAACTCATTCAAGTCATTAAGCACGAATTATGTCACTATCATTTGCATCTTGAAGGAAAAGGCTATCGCCATCGCGATCGTGATTTTCGCGAATTATTACAAAAGGTACAAGCTCCACGTTTTTGTAAGCCTATTGTATTACCGAAGAAAGGGAAAACGTATTATTACGAATGTACATCATGTCGCTACATGTATGTGCGAAGAAAAGCAATACATACAAATCGATATGTATGTGGCTTTTGTCGTGGGAAATTGAAAAAAATAAAAAGAGAGTGTTGACAAGCCAAATCTTTATATGCTAAATTATAAAGGCCGTCGTCATTCAGCGAGAAATTGGAATAAAAAAAGGCGGTTGACAGATCAAAAAAGAGTAAATATAATATAAGCAGTCCTAATGATTGAGTTATTCCGCAGTAGCTCAGTGACGACCGATACTTCGTCGACTAGGCTGCGAGTTGCCTCGACGCATTGATCATCACTGATTAGACGAGCAGAGGAAGAGGCAGTAAGTTTAATTGAAATCATGCTTAAGGCATATGAGTCACTTGCTTTTTATTCCGCAGTAGCTCAGTGGTAGAGCACTCGGCTGTTAACCGAGCGGTCGTAGGTTCGAATCCTACCTGCGGAGCCATTGGAGAAGTACCCAAGTGGCTGAAGGGGACGGTTTGCTAAACCGTTAGGTCGTTCTTTTACGGCGCGCGGGTTCAAATCCCGCCTTCTCCGCCACGAAGATGATAAACATGGCCCGTTGGTCAAGTGGTTAAGACACCGCCCTTTCACGGCGGTAACACGGGTTCGAATCCCGTACGGGTCATCTTTTGGAGTGCTCATTTTGTTCACTCCATTTTATTTCGGAGGATTAGCTCAGCTGGGAGAGCACTTGCCTTACAAGCAAGGGGTCGGCGGTTCGATCCCGTCATCCTCCACTCTTTGTGGTCCCGTGGTGTAGTGGTTAACATGCCTGCCTGTCACGCAGGAGATCGCGGGTTCGATCCCCGTCGGGACCGCCATTGTTTTGAAAATATTATATCAATGTCGGATAATTTCCCGAATTTCCTGACAGAAATTCTTGAAATTATCCTGCGGTGTTAACTCATGAAGCATATTCGTAGAAGTATTTCATGAAGTTATATCAATGGGCTATAGCCAAGCGGTAAGGCAACGGACTTTGACTCCGTGATGCGCTGGTTCGAATCCAGCTAGCCCAGCCATGAATGTGATGAGCCATTAGCTCAGTAGGTAGAGCACGATCGATTTAGCTTCTTTGAAAAGGCAACAGCGTACCGCTCGAGCTGCTACTTGATTAAGCATACTGAGAGCGGGACGTCAAAAATCTTATTTAAAAACTTTTTTTGAAACGAGCCATTAGCTCAGTAGGTAGAGCATCTGACTTTTAATCAGAGGGTCGGAGGTTCGAGTCCTCCATGGCTCACCATGTATGCGGGTGTGGCGGAATTGGCAGACGCACCAGACTTAGGATCTGGCGCCTTTGGCGTGGGGGTTCAAGTCCCTCCACCCGCACCAGTCGGTCGGTTTTTAATGATATGCGGTCGTGGCGGAATGGCAGACGCGCTAGGTTGAGGGCCTAGTGGGGGCAACCCCGTGGAGGTTCAAGTCCTCTCGGCCGCATCTAAAAAAGGCTTGACTTTAGTTGATGAAATGTGATATGATAAAAAGGTCGTTAAAAACGCGCCCGTAGCTCAATTGGATAGAGCATCTGACTACGGATCAGAAGGTTAGGGGTTCGAATCCTCTCGGGCGCGCCATGTTTATATCATTATGAGAACGGGAAGTAGCTCAGCTTGGTAGAGCACATGGTTTGGGACCATGGGGTCGCAGGTTCGAATCCTGTCTTCCCGACCATCTCATCTATAATCATGCGGGTGTAGTTTAGCGGTAAAACCTCAGCCACGAGCGACGCTTCGTCGAGTAAACCACGAGTTGCCTCGACGCATCCATCATCTTTGAATATGCTAGTAGAGGAAGAGGCATGACTGAGCGTGATGAGTGTTGCTTATTATAAAATTCGACGTGCGGGTGTAGTTTAGTGGTAAAACCTCAGCCTTCCAAGCTGATGTCGTGGGTTCGATTCCCATCACCCGCTTTGATGTTCCTTGAAAACTGAACGAAGCGAAAAGCGTAAAGAAGCTAGAGATATGAACTTTCTATGGAGAGTTTGATCCTGGCTCAGGACGAACGCTGGCGGCGTGCCTAATACATGCAAGTCGAGCGGACGAATCGAAAGCTTGCTTTTGATTCGTTAGCGGCGGACGGGTGAGTAACACGTGGGCAACCTGCCCTGTAGACGGGGATAACACCGAGAAATCGGTGCTAATACCGGATAACACGAAATGTCGCATGACGTTTCGTTGAAAGACGGCGCAAGCTGTCGCTACAGGATGGGCCCGCGGCGCATTAGCTAGTTGGTGAGGTAACGGCTCACCAAGGCGACGATGCGTAGCCGACCTGAGAGGGTGATCGGCCACACTGGGACTGAGACACGGCCCAGACTCCTACGGGAGGCAGCAGTAGGGAATCTTCCGCAATGGACGAAAGTCTGACGGAGCAACGCCGCGTGAGCGAAGAAGGCCTTCGGGTCGTAAAGCTCTGTTGTTAGGGAAGAACAAGTAACGCAGTAACTGGCGTTACCGTGACGGTACCTAACGAGAAAGCCACGGCTAACTACGTGCCAGCAGCCGCGGTAATACGTAGGTGGCAAGCGTTGTCCGGAATTATTGGGCGTAAAGCGCGCGCAGGCGGTTCCTTAAGTCTGATGTGAAAGCCCACGGCTCAACCGTGGAGGGTCATTGGAAACTGGGGGACTTGAGTGCAGAAGAGGAGAGCGGAATTCCACGTGTAGCGGTGAAATGCGTAGAGATGTGGAGGAACACCAGTGGCGAAGGCGGCTCTCTGGTCTGTAACTGACGCTGAGGCGCGAAAGCGTGGGGAG comes from Anoxybacillus flavithermus and encodes:
- a CDS encoding CopG family ribbon-helix-helix protein, with translation MSESSATTEIVIRLPQALVSELDGIVKQENGSRNELIYQAMKMYIRERKKRQIREAMRRGYMEMAKINLSLASEAFLAEYEADHTVERLVSGG
- the ndoA gene encoding type II toxin-antitoxin system endoribonuclease NdoA encodes the protein MIVKRGDVYFADLSPVVGSEQGGVRPVLVIQNDIGNRFSPTVIVAAITAQIQKAKLPTHVEIDARRYGFERDSVILLEQIRTIDKQRLTDKITHLDDEMMDKVDEALQISLGLIDF
- a CDS encoding Tex family protein, which translates into the protein MELLKQLAAQLNIPFIHVQHVIQLHEEGNTIPFIARYRKEMTGALDEVQIRTILDEWNYLQNLAKRKEEVIRLIDEQGKLTDELKEAITKATKLQEVEDLYRPYKQKRRTKATIAKEKGLEPFAEWLLTFPNESIAERAQLFIDEQKEVHTIEEVIQGAKDIIAEKVSDDAAFRQWIRQQTWETGTIVSFGKETEKDEKRVFEMYYDHREPIAKAPAHRILAMNRGEKEGILRIDIDVDTDRMTAYIRKQIVTNEQASAAPIVVEAIEDAYKRLIAPSIERDVRNELTERAEERAIHIFAENLRNLLLQPPLKGKVVLGVDPAYRTGCKLAVVDETGKVLHIDVIYPHPPKNEVEKAKEKLKQLLHTYQVELIAIGNGTASRETEQFVADTISEWDGNVFYLIVNEAGASVYSASDLARKEFPHLQVEERSAVSIARRVQDPLAELVKIDPKSVGVGQYQHDVSQKKLEQSLQFVVETVVNQVGVNVNTASPTLLQYVSGLTKTVAENIVKYREEHGKFSNRTQLKHIPRLGAKTYEQCIGFLRILDGDEPLDRTPIHPERYEEVYQLLHRLGFSTEAIGSEQLRGALEGINIEEVAQELNIGTLTLQDIIDALNRPERDPRDDLPKPILKKHVLKMEDLRKGMELEGTVRNVVDFGVFVDIGVKQDGLVHISKLSTRYVKHPLDVVSVGDIVKVWVDSVDLQKERIALTMIPPTLENTLS
- the cmpA gene encoding cortex morphogenetic protein CmpA, with the translated sequence MPMWLKNQMRRAYYEKNRAQIKLLNQCWFFYRKTHCS
- a CDS encoding SprT family protein, with the translated sequence MDECELQALVERISLDVFHKPFRHRAVFNDRLRTTGGRYVLSTHHIELNRKYYEQYGEEELIQVIKHELCHYHLHLEGKGYRHRDRDFRELLQKVQAPRFCKPIVLPKKGKTYYYECTSCRYMYVRRKAIHTNRYVCGFCRGKLKKIKREC